A window of Nonomuraea angiospora genomic DNA:
CTGCCTGCACTGGGGCCCCGCGCTGACCGCCGAGCAGGCCGCCAGCCTCCCCGGCCCCGCCGCGTCCGGGGCCAGCAGCTTCGACAGCACGGCGGGCGAGGAGGAGCTGGTCTCCGAGGTGGGGGCGCGGTTCGAGACGCCGTCGCTGCAGGTGGTCCTGCCCGGCGGCGACCGGGGGATCGAGTGGCGGCACGACGGCCACGACGTGGATGGGGGCCACCTGACGCTGCGCTTCTCCGACCGCCGCCATCCGCTCCAGGTCGAGCTGCACTACCGGGTGCGCGAGGACAGCGACGTGATCGAGCGCTGGACCGTGCTGCGGCCGCGGGTGCCGGTGACCGTGCTGCGGTGCGACTCGGCGGCCTGGAGCGTTCCGGCGCTGGACGGCTACCGGCTAAGCCACGTCACGGGCGGCTGGAGCTCGGAGCACGCGCTGAGCCGTACCGAACTGGCCGTGGGGGAGACGATGCTGACCAGTCGGCGCGGGCTGAGCAGCCACCACGCCAACCCCTGGCTCATGATCGACGGCGGCGACGCGGGCGAGCGGCACGGCGAGGTGTGGAGCTGCGCCCTGGCCTGGAGCGGGAGCTGGCGCGTCACGCTCACCCGCACGCCCTCCGGGCGGGCGAGCTGGACCGGCGGGTTCGGCCACGAGGGCCTCACCTGGCGGCTGGAGCCGGGCGAGGAGTGGGTGACGCCGGTGTTCGCCGGCGTGTACGCGCCCGACGGGTACGGCGAGGCCAGCCGGCGCTGGCACGACCACATCGCCAGGCACGTGCTGCCCCGGCCGGACGAGCCGCGCCCGGTCGTCTACAACGCCTGGGAGGCCGTCGGGTTCGACGTGAACGAGGCCAACCAGCGCGACCTCGCGCGGCTGGCCGCCCGGGCGGGCGCGGAGCTGTTCGTGATGGACGACGCCTGGTTCGGCGGGCGCACCGGCGACAGCGCGGGGCTCGGCGACTGGTGGGTCAACGAGGAGCGCTTCCCCGACGGGCTGGGCCCGCTCATCGACGAGGTGCACCGGCTCGGCATGCGCTTCGGCCTGTGGGTCGAGCCCGAGATGGTCAACCCCGACAGCGACCTCTACCGCGCCAACCCCGACTGGGTCCTGCACATGCCGGGCCGCTCCCGCACGCTGCTGCGCAACCAGCTCGTGCTGAACTTCGCCCGGCCCGACGTCGCCGACTGGGCGCACAAATGGCTGCACAAGCTGGTCTCCGAGCACGCCGTCGACTTCCTGAAGTGGGACTTCAACCGCGCCTTCACCGAGGCCGGCCGGCCCGGCGACCCGGACCAGGACCGGCTCTGGATCGACCACGTCAGGGCCGTCTACTCGATCATGGACCGGCTCCGCGCCGACCACCCGCACCTGCGCATCGAGGCGTGCGCGGGCGGCGGCGGCCGTACCGACCTGGGCATCCTGGCCCGCACCGACCAGGTGTGGACCTCCGACAACACCGACGCCCACGACCGCATCGCGATCCAGCGCGGATTCAGCCAGGTGTACCCGGCCCGGGCCATGGCCGCCTGGGTGACCGACAGCCCCAACCCGCTCACCGGGCGGGCCGTCCCGCTCCGCTTCCGTTTCCACGTGGCGATGGCCGGGGCGCTCGGGCTCGGCGGCGACCTGGCCCGCTGGAGCGAGGCCGAGCTGTCGGAGGCGGCCGAGCTGGTGGCCGTCTACAAGGACATCCGGCCCGTCGTGCAGTTCGGGCGGTTGTGGCGGCTTCCGTACGGGGTGCAGTACGTACACGGGGACCGGGTGGTGGTGCTCGCCTGGCACGGGCCGGTCGCGTTCGGCACGCCGATCGCCCCGCTGCGCCTGGCCGGGCTCGACCCGGACGGCCGCTACCGGGACGAGGACACCGGTGCGGTGCACCACGGCGCGGTGCTGATGTCGCGCGGCCTGCCCCCGCTGGCCCCCGGGGGCGGCTACACCAGCGCCCTCCTGCGCCTGCGCGCCTGCTGATCCCGCCGGATCATCGGGCGACCTCTCGCCGCAGCTCGTCGAGGGCCTCCTCCATCAGGCGCGGGAGCCGGTCGCCGTGCGCGAGCGCGGCGGACAGGACGCAGGAGACGACGACGGTCGTGTCGCTGTGGACCATCGACACGACCCCTCCGCCGGTGTCGTACGTGGGCGGGACGGCGAAGCAGCCGTCCAGGGGCAGGCTCACCCCGATGACGCTCACCGTCATCCGGCCCGGGAACGCCTTCGGCACGAGCCACCTGACCAGCCGGAACACCGCCGCCGGGGCCCTGACGGGATAGCGGTCGCGCCGGTAGACGGCCATCCGCTCGAAGCTCGTCTGCTCCATGACCCCGCGCAGCCGCTCGCGCGCGGCAGGCTCGGCGCAGGGCAGGACGACCGGCATGGTGGTCACCCCGTTGCCCAGGCCGCCGTCGCGCAGGCGGCCGTTCAGGTTGAGCGGGAAGGAGACGGTCGTGCCCCGGCGGCCCGCCTTCCGCCAGTGGGCCGGGTTCCAGGCCCGCAGGGCGCCGGCCAGCACGGCCAGGCCGACCTGCGGGACGCTCGCGCCGGTCGCGGCGGCGATCTCGCGGAAGGCGGCGAGGTCGAGCCGCAGGAAGAACGTCCGCACGCCCGCCCGCGCCCCGCCGGTCCTCCCCGGAGGCGGCCTGAGCCGCGCCGACGGAGCCGCCAGCCGGGCCGCCGTGGCCAGCAGCCGCATCCGTGCCCTGGCCGGCGCCCGCACCGCCACGTCCTGATCGGGCGCCGGGACGGTCCTGCCCAGCAGCACGGCGCGCGTCGCGATCCGGGCCGCCCCCATGCCGTCCTGGAAGGCGTGGTGTACGCGGTAGCACAGGAGGTGCTCGTCCGGGGCGTACCCGTGCACGACCATCAGGCTCCACAGCGGGTGCTCGGGCAGCAGCCGGTTGGCCCTGACGGCGTCCACCACGGCCGCGCCCACGTCACGCCCCGGCGCCACCCGGTACTCCACGACGTGGCAGGCCGGGTCGAAGGCCGGATCCGGCTCCCACCCCCCGCGGGCCAGCCGGTAGGTCAGGACCGGCGCCCGCGCGGCCGACTCGGCGACCAGCCGCCGCAACTCGCCGGAGTCGGGCGCCGGGCCGGGCCGCCGCGCCGCGAGGGCGAGGTGCAGCCGGTGGTCGCGGGCGGAGCCGACCTCGCCGAGAAAGAGGCGGTCCGGCCCTGTCAGCGGTACCGCCATGGGCTAGCCGGCCGTGTGCCGCGCGAGGTACGAACGGTGCGCCAGCCGGGCGACGTCGCCGACCGTCATCTCCATCGTGAAGTCGGACGGGTCGATGTCCAGCCCGTGGCCGCCCAGCGCCGCCCGCAGTTCGAGCAGGCTCATGCTGTCGGACTCGAGATCGTCCACGAGCGTCGTCCGCGGGGTGACGGTCGCCGGGTCGACGACGTAGATCTCGGCGCAGTACCGGCGTACGAGCCGCAGGATGTCTTCCTCGGACAAGAGCCTCGCCTTTCCGTGGGGGGTCCGTCGGGGGTCCCAGCATGTCGGCGAGGGGGAGGCCGGGGCGGCGGCGGAGTCCTCGTGTCCGGTCAAGAACGGCCCTGGACTGGTCGATCGGCGCGCTGAGCCGGGCGGCGCCCGGCCCGCGCATGAGCGCGACCCGGCCGATGCCTCGGGCAAGGCCGGGAGCAGGTAAAACGGGGGTGTGCGATTCGGCGTGCGGCAGTTTGAGCTGTCCCTGATGCACCGGATGCGCGATCTCAACCCCGACCGGGTCGAGGACGCGCTCCGGGTCATGGGCGCGACCAGGGCGGAGCTGCGGGCCGCGCACGCCCAGTGGACGCGGATGCTCCACTCGCCGAGGGCGCCGAAGACGCTCCGGCCGCTGCTCGGCCGCCCCGCGTACGAGGGCACGACCGCCGTGGGCAGCCTGACCTGCGGCGTGTCCCGCTGGGCCCTGCCGTCCTGGCCCGGCCTGGAGTTCGAGGTCCTGTACGGCCCCGGCGGCGAGACGTGGAACCAGTGGTTCGTCCGCCCCGGGGACCCCAGAATGCTGTCCTTCGCCGAGCTGGCGCCCTGGAGCTGCGTGGTCGCCGACGTCGCCGCGAGCTTCCCCGGCGCCGTCCACCAGGAGGGCCAGGCCCCGCACCATTGGGCGGTCGACTTCGGCCACGGCGGCGCCGCCTACCGCGCCCGGTTCGTCTACGGCCTCTGCCAGCGGATCGACGCCGTGCGGCCCGAAGATCCGGCTGGAAAGCTCCGATGATCGATCGCATGATGAGGGTCCGGGTTTCCTGAGGAAGAAAAGGTGACAGAACATGCTCCGTGCCCTCGCCGTGTCCGTGGCCGCCGGGATCCTCTCGTTGGGAGGACCGTCCCCGGCTGAGGCGAGCGTCACCTGCCCGCCGGAGGGGGCCGTCTGCCAGGAGGTCCGCGGGGTGCCCGGTGACCACTACTACTGGTTCACGATCGAGCCCGCGCCGACCACGGCCGCCTTCACCTTCACCGTCAACGGCTCTCTCACCCCCGGCTCCCTCACGACGACCGTCGCCGGCACCACGCTGGAAGGCGACTTCCGGCCCGCCCTGGTGCTGGTCAGAGGGGACCGGGTGTGCATGCGCGCCGGCAGCCTGAGCGGCGAGTACTGCGCCACCACGCCCTAGCCCGGACGTTCTTTACTGGTCTGTACAAAATCCGGTAGCCTCCTCCCATGGGCAGGCCACGGGAGTTCAGTGATCGGGCGGTCGTCGACGCCGCCATGGAGGTCTTCTGGGAGAAGGGGTACGAGGCGACCTCCACCCAGGACCTGTGCGAGCGCACCGGGCTCGGGCGCGGCAGCCTCTACAACGCCTTCGGCAGCAAGCACCGCCTCTATGAGGAGGCGATCCGCCGCTACGCCGAGACCAGGGCCGAGGCGCAGCTGGCGATGCTGGCCGAGCAGGGGTCGGTGCGCGCCCGGCTCAGGGACCTCATGCTCGGCGTGATCGACGCCGACATGGCGGACCCGGGCCGGCGCGGCTGCCTGGCGCTCAACGCCGCCTCCGAGTCCAGCGGGCGCACCGAGGCGGTCGCGGGGCTGGTGCGGCGGCAGTTCACCGACCTGGAGCAGGCGCTCCAGCGGCTGGTCGAGATCGGCCAGAGCACGGGCGAGCTGTCGTCGGACCGGCCGCCGCGGCAGGTGGCGCGGGCGTTCCAGAGCGCCTACTACGGCCTGCGCGTGCTCGCCAAGGTCACCGACGACCGGGCCGCCCTCCTCGACGTCGTCGAGGGGGCCGTCGCCGCCCTGTAGCAGACCCGGCCGCGGTCCATGGAGCCGCGGCCTTTTTGCCGCCCAGATTTTGTACTGATCTGTAAAGAAGGAGAGCGAAGCTCGATGAGACTCAGTGTGCCGTCGCTGATGTGGTGCGTGTTCGGGATAACGACCGGCGAGTTCGTCATCGCCGGCATCCTGCCCGGCATCGCCACCGACCTGGCCGTCTCGATCCCGGCCGCCGGGCTGCTGGTGACGGCGTACGCCATCGGGATGATCGTCGGCGGGCCCGTGCTGACGGCCCTCACCGCCCGTTTCCCGCGCAAGCCGCTCATCCTGGTGCTGCTCGCGATCACGATCGCCGGGAACCTGGCCTCCGCGCTCGCCCCCTCGTACGGCGTGCTCTTCGCCGCCCGGATCGTCACGTCGCTGGTGACCTCCACGTTCTTCGCCAACGCGATCGTCATCGCGGTCTCCACCGCCGCGCCGGGCAAGCAGGCGTCCACCGTCTCCAAGCTCGTCTTCGGCATGAACCTGTCGATGATCCTGGGCGCGCCGATCGGCACGTTCATCGGCGACGACCACGGCTGGCGGGCCACGTTCCTGGTGGTCGCGGCGTGCTGCGCGGCCGGGTTCGCGCTGGTCGCCCGGCTGGTGCCGGACGTGCGCGAGCCGTCCGGCGAGGGCTCGGCCCTGAGCGAGCTGCGCGTCCTGCGCGAGCGGGACGTGCGGCTGGCCATCGCGGTCACGGCCGTGGGCAACGCGGGGCTGCTCATGGTGTTCACCTTCTTCGCGCCCCTGGTCACGGACGTCAGCGGCTTCGCCGGCGGCGCCGTGGCGGCCCTGCTGCTGGTGTACGGGGTGGGCGCGGCCGTGGGCAACCTCCTCGGCGGCCGGCTGTCGGACCGGGCGCCGATGGCCGCGCAGCTCGGGCTGCTGGGCGTGCTCGCGGCGGTGCTCGTCCTCATGTGGGCGGGCAGCGGCAGCACGGCGATGACGGCGGTCATGGTGTTCGTGCTGGGCGCGGCGGGGTTCGCGGTCATCCCCGGCATGCAGGCGCGCGTCCTGGCCACCGCCTCGGCCGCGCCCACCCTGGCCATGGCGGTGAACGCCTCCGCCTACCAGCTGGCCGCCGCCTTCGCCGCCTGGCTCGGCGGCCGCGTCATCGACGGCGGGCTCGGGCTGCGCTCCCTCTACGTCGTGGGCGCCGCGGTCACGATGGCGGGCATCGCGGTCAGCGCGTACGCCTGGCGTCGCTCCCGCGTCCCGGCCTGAAC
This region includes:
- a CDS encoding TetR/AcrR family transcriptional regulator, whose translation is MGRPREFSDRAVVDAAMEVFWEKGYEATSTQDLCERTGLGRGSLYNAFGSKHRLYEEAIRRYAETRAEAQLAMLAEQGSVRARLRDLMLGVIDADMADPGRRGCLALNAASESSGRTEAVAGLVRRQFTDLEQALQRLVEIGQSTGELSSDRPPRQVARAFQSAYYGLRVLAKVTDDRAALLDVVEGAVAAL
- a CDS encoding MFS transporter: MRLSVPSLMWCVFGITTGEFVIAGILPGIATDLAVSIPAAGLLVTAYAIGMIVGGPVLTALTARFPRKPLILVLLAITIAGNLASALAPSYGVLFAARIVTSLVTSTFFANAIVIAVSTAAPGKQASTVSKLVFGMNLSMILGAPIGTFIGDDHGWRATFLVVAACCAAGFALVARLVPDVREPSGEGSALSELRVLRERDVRLAIAVTAVGNAGLLMVFTFFAPLVTDVSGFAGGAVAALLLVYGVGAAVGNLLGGRLSDRAPMAAQLGLLGVLAAVLVLMWAGSGSTAMTAVMVFVLGAAGFAVIPGMQARVLATASAAPTLAMAVNASAYQLAAAFAAWLGGRVIDGGLGLRSLYVVGAAVTMAGIAVSAYAWRRSRVPA
- a CDS encoding acyl carrier protein, with the translated sequence MSEEDILRLVRRYCAEIYVVDPATVTPRTTLVDDLESDSMSLLELRAALGGHGLDIDPSDFTMEMTVGDVARLAHRSYLARHTAG
- a CDS encoding wax ester/triacylglycerol synthase domain-containing protein; amino-acid sequence: MAVPLTGPDRLFLGEVGSARDHRLHLALAARRPGPAPDSGELRRLVAESAARAPVLTYRLARGGWEPDPAFDPACHVVEYRVAPGRDVGAAVVDAVRANRLLPEHPLWSLMVVHGYAPDEHLLCYRVHHAFQDGMGAARIATRAVLLGRTVPAPDQDVAVRAPARARMRLLATAARLAAPSARLRPPPGRTGGARAGVRTFFLRLDLAAFREIAAATGASVPQVGLAVLAGALRAWNPAHWRKAGRRGTTVSFPLNLNGRLRDGGLGNGVTTMPVVLPCAEPAARERLRGVMEQTSFERMAVYRRDRYPVRAPAAVFRLVRWLVPKAFPGRMTVSVIGVSLPLDGCFAVPPTYDTGGGVVSMVHSDTTVVVSCVLSAALAHGDRLPRLMEEALDELRREVAR
- a CDS encoding alpha-galactosidase, producing the protein MRSVTFDASSRRWLLRTPGTSYVVALADDDAPRCLHWGPALTAEQAASLPGPAASGASSFDSTAGEEELVSEVGARFETPSLQVVLPGGDRGIEWRHDGHDVDGGHLTLRFSDRRHPLQVELHYRVREDSDVIERWTVLRPRVPVTVLRCDSAAWSVPALDGYRLSHVTGGWSSEHALSRTELAVGETMLTSRRGLSSHHANPWLMIDGGDAGERHGEVWSCALAWSGSWRVTLTRTPSGRASWTGGFGHEGLTWRLEPGEEWVTPVFAGVYAPDGYGEASRRWHDHIARHVLPRPDEPRPVVYNAWEAVGFDVNEANQRDLARLAARAGAELFVMDDAWFGGRTGDSAGLGDWWVNEERFPDGLGPLIDEVHRLGMRFGLWVEPEMVNPDSDLYRANPDWVLHMPGRSRTLLRNQLVLNFARPDVADWAHKWLHKLVSEHAVDFLKWDFNRAFTEAGRPGDPDQDRLWIDHVRAVYSIMDRLRADHPHLRIEACAGGGGRTDLGILARTDQVWTSDNTDAHDRIAIQRGFSQVYPARAMAAWVTDSPNPLTGRAVPLRFRFHVAMAGALGLGGDLARWSEAELSEAAELVAVYKDIRPVVQFGRLWRLPYGVQYVHGDRVVVLAWHGPVAFGTPIAPLRLAGLDPDGRYRDEDTGAVHHGAVLMSRGLPPLAPGGGYTSALLRLRAC